In Luteitalea sp. TBR-22, one genomic interval encodes:
- a CDS encoding response regulator: MPPPTATDMRQGPHLVSTVLLALALLVCVAGVVGHVLHVPALVPTLPGVQQFRLQSALGFSFGIIGLLAAARGRQTLARGAAGIGLVLAASALVWHVASMVSPGTVTWLDARLSADPLQRSHPQSALAIFLVSLVGLRLGSGRLARLWLWLRLLPLATALVLGLLALTTIASYAGHTTGDPWLHRLSMSPQMAGASILVALAMLHYEVRRGLVHWGAWAPLTVAAYTVAVSGVLTLVLIAQERATVAHLQETRLDRIEAALHEELRGMVRSLERMRKRIETGNELEAALWLSDANQHVVDAEGRINAITLARFDDLSNPWVRPQAAEGRVRAALAVLTPAERVALAGMLDTHEPVLRGPTQLLDGEMGFTLLQRLDRSGRPAGFLATAFALARLLRTPLADASYAYHVRSGGVAIGADGQFAAGAPVAARRILLMGRVPVDLAMAPTPELLDQQTSALPHLVLLLGVLLAASLGGGVRHVAASRRQADLIEATNRDLSRLLDERDQARREESLASARFRELFENAPIGMILSDAARRPVLANRTALALLQVEDGALDSLRPEAVGVPAEAITAHGQELETTGMFRPLTTELRAASGQSVPVVVSGLRVFSPEGEPMQWVFLQDNAAGAAAERARDEYLYEIELQAVELARARDMALAATAAKSSFLATMSHEIRTPINGVVGMTGLLLDTDLTREQREYVETVRGSADHLLGVINDILDYSKGEVGRITLESVPFDLPTVVEEAIELVADAARRKGLECGVILEPDVPDMLVGDPGRLRQVLVNFLGNAVKFTAAGAVHVHVSSHVVDEDAARLRFEVTDTGIGIAPEAAARLFTPFTQADASTTRKYGGTGLGLAISKQIAETMGGAVGVHSAPGVGSTFWFTARLGLTDAPREFTPAALAPGRWAVCVDPHPINRHMIAVTAAACGMQVTCVETAEDAVEVLAAAATTDQQVDVVFVGTPHGLDAALELRDRIRTHAAGRIVPLVLVAPTVKPGAAEQARAAGFSAFVSKPIRRRYLLAALADALGVARPESATVTAEHAPIGPPLRILLAEDNTVNQRVATKMLEKLGHHVDVASNGWEAIEMLGRLPFDVVLMDCQMPECDGFEATQRIRAGEDDGRHQVIIALTAGAMQEDRDRCRAAGMDDYLTKPIRKEQLRDALRQWQPRDVTDGPTRLAV; this comes from the coding sequence ATGCCACCGCCGACCGCCACCGACATGCGCCAGGGCCCGCATCTGGTCAGTACGGTCCTGCTGGCGCTCGCGCTCCTGGTCTGCGTGGCCGGCGTGGTCGGGCACGTCCTGCACGTGCCCGCACTGGTCCCCACGCTGCCGGGCGTGCAGCAGTTCCGGCTCCAATCGGCCCTCGGGTTCTCGTTCGGCATCATCGGGCTGCTCGCGGCAGCACGAGGGAGGCAGACGCTGGCGCGTGGCGCCGCCGGGATCGGGTTGGTGCTGGCGGCATCGGCCCTGGTGTGGCACGTGGCTTCGATGGTGTCGCCCGGCACCGTGACGTGGCTCGATGCGCGCCTTTCGGCCGACCCGCTGCAGCGCAGCCATCCGCAATCGGCGCTCGCCATCTTCCTCGTATCGCTGGTGGGACTCAGGCTGGGGTCGGGCCGCCTGGCGCGGCTCTGGCTGTGGCTGCGACTGTTGCCGCTTGCGACCGCACTGGTCCTGGGCCTGCTGGCGCTGACGACCATCGCCAGCTATGCCGGGCACACCACGGGCGACCCGTGGCTGCATCGGTTGAGCATGTCGCCGCAGATGGCCGGCGCATCGATTCTGGTGGCCCTGGCGATGCTCCACTACGAGGTGCGCCGCGGCCTGGTGCACTGGGGCGCCTGGGCGCCGCTGACGGTGGCCGCCTACACCGTGGCCGTGAGCGGTGTGCTGACGTTGGTCCTGATTGCCCAGGAGCGCGCCACCGTGGCGCATCTGCAGGAGACCAGGCTCGATCGCATCGAGGCCGCCCTGCACGAGGAGCTTCGAGGCATGGTCAGGTCGCTCGAACGGATGCGCAAGCGCATCGAGACGGGGAACGAACTCGAGGCGGCGCTCTGGCTGTCGGACGCGAACCAGCACGTCGTCGACGCAGAGGGCCGGATCAACGCGATCACGCTGGCCCGCTTCGACGACCTGTCCAACCCGTGGGTCCGGCCGCAGGCCGCCGAGGGCAGGGTGCGCGCTGCGCTGGCGGTCCTCACCCCGGCAGAACGGGTCGCACTCGCGGGCATGCTGGACACGCACGAGCCGGTCCTGCGTGGACCGACGCAACTGCTCGACGGCGAGATGGGGTTCACCCTCCTGCAGCGCCTCGACCGTTCGGGCCGGCCAGCCGGCTTCCTGGCCACCGCATTCGCGCTCGCCCGCCTGCTGCGGACCCCACTCGCCGACGCGTCCTACGCCTACCACGTCCGGAGTGGCGGCGTGGCCATCGGCGCCGACGGGCAGTTCGCCGCGGGCGCGCCCGTCGCGGCTCGCCGGATCCTGCTGATGGGGCGCGTCCCGGTCGACCTGGCCATGGCCCCGACACCGGAACTGCTCGACCAGCAGACCTCGGCGCTGCCGCACCTGGTCCTGCTGCTCGGGGTGCTCCTGGCCGCGTCGCTCGGCGGGGGCGTCAGGCATGTCGCCGCCAGTCGTCGGCAGGCCGACCTGATCGAGGCGACCAACCGGGACCTGAGCCGGCTGCTCGACGAACGCGACCAGGCCCGACGCGAGGAGTCGCTGGCGTCCGCACGCTTCCGGGAACTGTTCGAGAACGCGCCGATCGGCATGATCCTCTCCGACGCGGCCCGCCGGCCCGTGCTGGCCAACCGCACGGCGCTCGCCCTGCTGCAGGTGGAAGATGGCGCCCTCGACTCGTTGAGGCCAGAGGCGGTCGGCGTGCCCGCTGAGGCCATCACCGCGCATGGACAAGAACTCGAGACCACGGGCATGTTCCGGCCGCTCACGACGGAGCTGCGCGCCGCGAGCGGCCAGTCCGTGCCGGTGGTCGTCAGCGGCTTGCGCGTGTTCAGCCCCGAGGGCGAACCGATGCAGTGGGTCTTCCTGCAGGACAACGCCGCCGGGGCGGCCGCCGAGCGCGCGCGCGACGAGTACCTGTACGAGATCGAGCTGCAGGCCGTGGAGCTGGCGCGGGCCCGCGACATGGCGCTGGCGGCCACGGCCGCCAAGAGCAGCTTCCTGGCGACGATGAGCCACGAGATCCGGACGCCGATCAACGGCGTGGTGGGGATGACCGGACTCCTGCTCGACACCGACCTGACGCGCGAACAGCGGGAGTACGTCGAGACGGTGCGCGGATCGGCCGACCACCTGCTCGGCGTGATCAACGACATCCTCGACTACTCGAAGGGCGAGGTGGGTCGCATCACGCTGGAGTCGGTGCCCTTCGACCTCCCGACCGTCGTCGAGGAGGCCATCGAACTGGTGGCCGATGCCGCCCGCCGCAAGGGCCTGGAGTGTGGCGTGATCCTCGAGCCGGACGTCCCCGACATGCTGGTCGGCGACCCGGGCCGGCTGCGCCAGGTGCTGGTCAACTTCCTCGGCAACGCGGTCAAGTTCACGGCCGCAGGCGCCGTGCACGTGCACGTCAGCAGCCACGTCGTCGACGAGGACGCGGCGCGCCTCAGGTTCGAGGTGACCGACACGGGCATCGGCATCGCGCCCGAGGCCGCGGCTCGCCTGTTCACGCCCTTCACGCAGGCCGACGCCTCCACGACCCGCAAGTACGGTGGCACGGGCCTGGGCCTGGCGATCAGCAAGCAGATCGCCGAGACGATGGGCGGCGCGGTGGGCGTGCACAGCGCTCCGGGCGTCGGTAGCACCTTCTGGTTCACCGCGCGGTTGGGCCTGACCGACGCACCGCGCGAGTTCACCCCGGCGGCACTCGCCCCCGGCCGGTGGGCGGTCTGCGTCGACCCGCATCCCATCAACCGCCACATGATCGCCGTCACGGCGGCCGCCTGTGGCATGCAGGTGACGTGCGTCGAGACGGCCGAGGACGCGGTCGAGGTCCTCGCCGCCGCGGCGACGACGGACCAGCAGGTCGACGTCGTGTTCGTCGGCACCCCGCACGGCCTCGACGCGGCGCTGGAGTTGCGCGATCGCATCCGCACCCATGCCGCCGGCCGCATCGTCCCGCTCGTGCTCGTGGCGCCGACCGTGAAGCCGGGCGCCGCCGAGCAGGCGCGCGCCGCAGGCTTCAGTGCCTTCGTGAGCAAGCCGATCCGACGGCGTTACCTCCTTGCCGCCCTGGCGGATGCGCTCGGCGTCGCCCGCCCCGAATCGGCGACCGTCACCGCCGAGCATGCGCCCATCGGGCCGCCGCTCCGGATCCTGCTGGCCGAAGACAACACGGTCAACCAGCGGGTCGCGACGAAGATGCTAGAGAAGCTGGGGCACCACGTCGACGTGGCCAGCAACGGCTGGGAGGCGATCGAGATGCTCGGACGCCTGCCGTTCGATGTCGTCCTGATGGACTGCCAGATGCCCGAGTGTGACGGCTTCGAGGCGACGCAGCGGATCCGGGCCGGCGAGGACGACGGGCGCCACCAGGTCATCATCGCGCTCACCGCGGGTGCCATGCAGGAGGATCGGGACCGCTGCCGCGCCGCCGGGATGGACGACTACCTGACCAAGCCGATCCGGAAGGAGCAGTTGCGCGACGCCCTCCGGCAGTGGCAGCCGCGCGACGTGACCGACGGGCCGACGCGTCTCGCGGTCTAG
- a CDS encoding sodium/solute symporter (Members of the Solute:Sodium Symporter (SSS), TC 2.A.21 as described in tcdb.org, catalyze solute:Na+ symport. Known solutes for members of the family include sugars, amino acids, nucleosides, inositols, vitamins, urea or anions, depending on the system.), whose protein sequence is MTCRALLPGAAAILALVVLAGTARAQAPVTTLAWESLPPVPVPRSGHVTGLLAGALLVAGGTDFPVSPFAGGTKTWHADAFLLPRGATAWQRLPSDVLPRPLGYAAVAQDGSRLVVVGGNDATRHLADTFALTLADGRVTRASLPALPTPLAMAGGAVLGRSLFVVGGQVSPADTAASRRVWALDLDIPGAQWREVAPLPGDGRILPVVVAQAGALHVMSGAALAPGADGRAARTYLVDAWRFTPRTGWTAIAPVPRPVVAAPAVPWGQSHVFVLGGDDGGLASQVATLRERHPGFSRQVLAYHAITDTWTSIGEIPTPLVTTAAVRDGEGLVVAGGEDRPGHRAATVSRATLVVTARAFGWLDYLVLAAYLLPLVWIGRRFSRQDDTREDFFLGGRRVPWWAAGLSIYATQLSAITFLAIPAKAYAEDWTYLPGNLSIVLIAPVVILFYLPRFRALQVTTAYEYLEHRFGLAVRLLCSASFVALQWARMAIVLYLPALALAAATGMDIRLSILLMGGLCTVYTLHGGMNAVIWTDVLQSVVLLGAVVVALVLIVIGTGGDPAQVIGVGRAAGKFHMVTWTPDLTIASIWVVFFGNLVSHLVPYTADQAVVQRYFTTRDERQARRAIWLGAAMAVPSSLLFFGVGSALFAFYRTHPGLLNPSTPTDATFAWFIAQQMPPGVSGLVVSGVFAAAMSTLSGSINSIVTAIITDFTARLGGPRPEVAQMRLARQLTLVIGLAGTASALGLATWDVRSLWDVFLQALGLFGGGLAGIFALGIFTRRANAAGAVVGLVASALVLGWVQQRTPVHFLLYAGIGTGAAFALGYLASLAWPAPAAEAR, encoded by the coding sequence ATGACCTGCCGGGCTCTGCTGCCGGGCGCGGCTGCCATCCTCGCCCTCGTCGTGCTGGCCGGCACGGCGCGCGCACAGGCGCCGGTCACCACTCTGGCCTGGGAGTCACTGCCGCCGGTGCCGGTGCCGCGCAGCGGCCACGTCACGGGCCTGCTCGCCGGCGCCCTGCTCGTTGCCGGTGGCACCGACTTTCCCGTCAGCCCGTTCGCGGGCGGCACCAAGACGTGGCACGCCGACGCGTTCCTGCTGCCACGCGGCGCCACCGCGTGGCAGCGTCTGCCGTCGGACGTGCTGCCTCGCCCACTCGGCTACGCCGCGGTCGCCCAGGACGGATCACGCCTGGTGGTGGTCGGCGGCAACGACGCGACCAGGCACCTTGCCGACACGTTCGCGCTCACGCTGGCCGACGGGCGGGTGACGCGGGCGTCACTGCCGGCCCTGCCCACGCCGCTCGCCATGGCCGGCGGCGCCGTCCTCGGGCGCTCGCTGTTCGTGGTCGGCGGGCAGGTGTCGCCCGCCGACACTGCGGCGAGCCGCCGCGTCTGGGCGCTCGACCTCGACATCCCCGGAGCCCAGTGGCGCGAGGTCGCGCCGCTGCCCGGCGACGGCCGGATCCTGCCCGTCGTCGTCGCGCAGGCCGGCGCCCTCCACGTGATGAGCGGGGCCGCGTTGGCGCCCGGGGCCGACGGCCGCGCGGCGCGCACGTACCTGGTGGACGCCTGGCGGTTCACGCCCCGGACCGGGTGGACCGCCATCGCGCCGGTGCCCAGGCCAGTCGTCGCGGCGCCTGCCGTCCCGTGGGGACAGTCGCACGTCTTCGTGCTGGGAGGCGACGATGGCGGGCTCGCCTCGCAGGTGGCGACGCTGCGGGAGCGGCACCCCGGGTTCAGCCGCCAGGTGCTGGCGTACCACGCCATCACCGACACCTGGACGTCGATCGGGGAGATTCCCACGCCGCTGGTGACCACGGCCGCCGTGCGCGACGGTGAAGGCCTCGTCGTGGCCGGTGGCGAGGATCGGCCCGGGCACCGCGCGGCGACGGTATCGCGCGCCACGCTGGTGGTCACGGCGCGGGCCTTCGGGTGGCTCGACTACCTGGTGCTGGCCGCATACCTGCTCCCGCTGGTCTGGATCGGCAGGCGCTTCTCCCGGCAGGACGACACGCGCGAGGACTTCTTCCTCGGCGGGCGGCGCGTCCCGTGGTGGGCGGCCGGCCTGAGCATCTACGCCACGCAGTTGAGCGCCATCACGTTCCTGGCGATCCCGGCCAAGGCGTACGCCGAGGACTGGACGTACCTGCCGGGCAACCTGAGCATCGTGCTGATCGCCCCGGTGGTGATCCTGTTCTACCTGCCGCGGTTCCGCGCGTTGCAGGTGACCACGGCGTACGAGTACCTCGAGCACCGGTTCGGCCTCGCGGTGCGGTTGCTGTGCAGCGCGTCGTTCGTGGCACTGCAGTGGGCGCGCATGGCGATCGTGCTCTACCTGCCGGCGCTCGCCCTGGCGGCCGCCACCGGCATGGACATCCGCCTGTCGATCCTGCTGATGGGCGGGCTCTGCACGGTCTACACGCTGCACGGTGGCATGAACGCCGTGATCTGGACCGACGTGCTGCAGTCGGTGGTGCTGCTCGGCGCCGTGGTGGTCGCGCTGGTGTTGATCGTGATCGGCACCGGCGGCGATCCCGCACAGGTGATCGGGGTCGGCCGGGCCGCAGGGAAGTTCCACATGGTCACGTGGACGCCCGACCTCACCATCGCGTCCATCTGGGTGGTGTTCTTCGGCAACCTGGTGTCGCACCTGGTCCCCTACACGGCCGACCAGGCGGTGGTCCAGCGGTACTTCACGACGCGGGACGAGCGGCAGGCGCGGCGCGCGATCTGGCTGGGCGCCGCGATGGCCGTGCCGAGCTCGCTGCTGTTCTTCGGCGTCGGCAGCGCGCTCTTCGCCTTCTACCGGACGCACCCCGGCCTGCTGAATCCCTCCACCCCCACCGATGCGACCTTCGCCTGGTTCATCGCGCAGCAGATGCCGCCCGGAGTGTCGGGGCTGGTCGTGTCGGGCGTGTTCGCGGCGGCGATGTCGACGCTGAGCGGCAGCATCAACAGCATCGTGACCGCCATCATCACCGACTTCACGGCACGGCTCGGCGGGCCGCGCCCCGAAGTGGCGCAGATGCGGCTGGCGCGCCAACTCACCCTCGTCATCGGCCTTGCCGGCACGGCCAGCGCGCTCGGGCTCGCCACCTGGGACGTGCGCTCGCTGTGGGACGTGTTCCTGCAGGCGCTCGGCCTGTTCGGCGGCGGCCTGGCGGGCATCTTCGCGCTCGGCATCTTCACGCGGCGGGCCAACGCCGCCGGTGCTGTCGTCGGGTTGGTGGCCAGCGCGCTGGTGCTCGGGTGGGTGCAGCAACGCACGCCCGTGCACTTCCTGCTGTACGCCGGCATCGGCACGGGGGCGGCCTTCGCGCTCGGCTACCTGGCGAGCCTCGCCTGGCCGGCGCCTGCCGCGGAGGCACGATGA
- a CDS encoding dihydrodipicolinate synthase family protein, with amino-acid sequence MDALKGILPALITPFEEDGRVATTSLERLLARLFDAGVHGTYICGTTGEGLLMSVEQRCRVAEIAVANTPPGHSAIVHVGAASFEDARDLATHAGRIGATAISSLPPAGPGFGFPEARRYYAALAAASPLPLVVYYFPEAYPAIRTLDHLEEICALPNVAGVKFTDFDLSVLSAIAKPGRVVFNGRDEVLAAGLLMGAHGGIGSFYNLVPDQFVDIDALARAGRWSEVRERQDSVNALITAVLRFPLFPAIKQVLTWSGIPCGPCLVPRAGLSVEQQDALRKALAAPQIRAVLPDEWTG; translated from the coding sequence GTGGACGCACTGAAGGGGATCCTGCCGGCGCTCATCACGCCCTTCGAGGAAGACGGGCGGGTGGCGACGACGAGCCTGGAGCGCCTTCTGGCGCGCCTGTTCGACGCCGGCGTGCACGGCACGTACATCTGCGGCACGACCGGCGAGGGGCTGCTGATGTCGGTGGAGCAACGCTGCCGGGTCGCCGAGATCGCTGTCGCCAACACGCCGCCGGGGCATTCGGCGATCGTCCACGTCGGGGCGGCGTCGTTCGAGGACGCGCGCGACCTCGCGACGCACGCCGGACGCATCGGCGCGACGGCGATCAGCAGCCTGCCGCCCGCCGGGCCGGGCTTCGGGTTCCCCGAGGCGCGCCGGTACTACGCGGCGCTCGCCGCGGCGAGCCCGCTGCCGCTGGTCGTCTACTACTTTCCGGAGGCGTACCCGGCGATTCGCACCCTCGACCACCTCGAGGAGATCTGCGCGCTGCCCAACGTCGCCGGCGTCAAGTTCACCGACTTCGACCTGTCGGTGCTGTCGGCGATCGCCAAGCCCGGACGGGTGGTGTTCAACGGCCGTGACGAGGTGCTCGCTGCCGGCCTGTTGATGGGCGCGCACGGTGGAATCGGTTCCTTCTACAACCTCGTCCCCGACCAGTTCGTGGACATCGACGCGCTGGCGCGCGCCGGCCGCTGGAGCGAGGTGCGCGAACGGCAGGACTCGGTCAACGCGCTCATCACCGCGGTGCTGCGCTTTCCGTTGTTCCCGGCCATCAAGCAGGTGCTCACGTGGTCGGGCATCCCCTGCGGGCCGTGCCTGGTCCCGCGCGCGGGGCTGTCGGTGGAGCAGCAGGATGCGCTGCGCAAGGCCCTCGCGGCGCCGCAGATCCGCGCGGTGTTGCCCGACGAGTGGACCGGGTAG
- a CDS encoding ATP-binding protein, with product MFLSLPAAALLLGAALAGAALAMLGCHWAGRVRRAHAARVEAIVAHSIDAAYRRDLRTDTYDYLSPALERVMGVPAPVLQAMPLDELIDRIHPEDRARVGTVVEASTRMQRGRVEYRFRADSGEYRWIADHWAVEPDAEGRPAFRSGILRDVSEQKATEAALRASEARYHMLFDSIEDGFCIVEVLLDAQGEPRDYRFLEANPAFDGATGLREPVGRTALELVPGLDRWWVRAYGRVALTGEPARFENYAAAMQRWFDVYAFRFGDPEARQVAIFFKNVTERKRNELERAALLQRERHARTEAERASRLKDDFLATISHELRTPLNAMLGWAQILARGADETTIAQGLGAIERNALAQARLIEDLLDMSRIVTGTIRLDVQPVDMRRVIANAVETARPAAEAKGIGIAIMLDEGATAVRGDATRLPQVVWNLLSNAVKFTPRGGEVHVRLEAAGPDVRLTITDTGEGIAGDFLPHVFERFRQADASTTRMHGGLGLGLAIVKQIVELHGGQVSARSEGADRGATFVVTLPRQPVAPPAPPDDHEVGGLQASHPPSTQPEVSLADVTVLAVDDEPDALAVIRRVLEDHEARVLTATSAHEAVTLCAREHPHVLLADIGMPHVDGYDLIKQVRALGAEGGGSVPAAALTAFARSEDRTRALLAGYQTHLAKPVQPVELVAAVASLAGRV from the coding sequence ATGTTCCTTTCCTTGCCTGCCGCCGCGCTTCTCCTGGGCGCGGCACTTGCTGGCGCCGCGCTGGCCATGCTCGGGTGCCACTGGGCCGGCCGCGTCCGGCGCGCCCATGCGGCGCGCGTCGAGGCGATCGTCGCCCACTCGATCGACGCCGCGTACCGCCGCGACCTCCGCACCGACACGTACGACTACCTGAGCCCGGCCCTCGAACGTGTCATGGGCGTGCCTGCACCGGTCCTGCAGGCCATGCCCCTCGACGAGTTGATCGACAGGATCCACCCGGAGGACCGCGCCCGCGTCGGGACCGTGGTCGAAGCCAGCACCCGCATGCAGCGCGGCCGGGTGGAGTACCGCTTCCGCGCCGACTCGGGCGAGTACCGGTGGATTGCCGACCACTGGGCGGTGGAACCCGATGCCGAGGGACGCCCCGCGTTCCGCAGCGGCATCCTCCGCGACGTCTCCGAGCAGAAGGCCACCGAGGCGGCGCTCCGCGCCAGCGAAGCCCGGTATCACATGCTGTTCGACTCGATCGAGGACGGCTTCTGCATCGTCGAGGTGCTCCTCGACGCGCAGGGGGAGCCGCGCGACTATCGCTTCCTCGAAGCCAATCCCGCGTTCGACGGCGCGACGGGCCTGCGGGAGCCGGTCGGCCGCACGGCGCTCGAGCTGGTCCCGGGCCTCGACCGGTGGTGGGTACGCGCCTACGGCCGGGTGGCGCTCACCGGCGAGCCGGCGCGCTTCGAGAACTACGCGGCCGCGATGCAGCGCTGGTTCGACGTGTATGCGTTCCGCTTCGGCGATCCCGAAGCACGGCAGGTGGCGATCTTCTTCAAGAACGTCACCGAACGAAAGCGCAACGAACTCGAGCGGGCCGCCCTGCTGCAACGCGAACGGCACGCCCGCACCGAGGCCGAGCGGGCGAGCCGGCTCAAGGACGACTTCCTCGCTACTATCAGCCACGAGTTGCGCACGCCGCTCAACGCGATGCTGGGGTGGGCGCAGATCCTCGCGCGTGGTGCCGACGAGACGACCATCGCCCAGGGCCTAGGCGCCATCGAGCGCAACGCGTTGGCGCAGGCGCGGCTCATCGAGGACCTCCTCGACATGAGCCGGATCGTCACCGGCACGATTCGCCTCGACGTGCAGCCGGTCGACATGCGCCGGGTGATCGCCAACGCCGTCGAGACGGCGCGCCCGGCGGCCGAGGCCAAGGGGATCGGCATCGCGATCATGCTCGACGAGGGCGCGACGGCGGTGCGCGGCGACGCGACGCGCCTGCCGCAGGTCGTGTGGAACCTGCTGAGCAACGCCGTGAAGTTCACGCCGCGCGGTGGCGAGGTGCACGTCCGCCTCGAGGCCGCCGGCCCCGACGTCCGCCTCACCATCACCGACACGGGTGAAGGCATCGCCGGCGATTTCCTGCCGCACGTCTTCGAGCGCTTCCGGCAGGCCGACGCGTCGACCACGCGGATGCACGGCGGCCTGGGACTCGGCCTGGCCATCGTCAAGCAGATCGTGGAACTGCATGGCGGCCAGGTGAGCGCGCGCAGCGAGGGCGCCGACCGAGGCGCGACGTTCGTGGTGACCCTGCCACGGCAGCCGGTGGCACCGCCGGCGCCGCCGGACGATCACGAGGTCGGCGGGTTGCAGGCGTCGCATCCGCCGTCCACGCAGCCCGAGGTGAGCCTGGCCGACGTCACCGTGCTGGCGGTCGACGACGAACCGGACGCGCTGGCGGTGATCCGGCGGGTGCTGGAGGACCACGAGGCACGGGTGCTCACCGCGACCTCGGCCCACGAGGCGGTGACGCTGTGTGCGCGCGAGCACCCGCACGTGCTGCTGGCCGACATCGGCATGCCGCACGTGGACGGCTACGACCTGATCAAGCAGGTGCGGGCGCTGGGCGCCGAGGGCGGCGGCAGCGTGCCGGCCGCGGCCCTCACGGCGTTCGCGCGATCGGAGGATCGCACCCGCGCGCTCCTGGCCGGCTACCAGACGCACCTGGCCAAGCCGGTGCAGCCGGTCGAACTGGTGGCCGCCGTCGCGAGCCTCGCAGGACGCGTGTGA
- a CDS encoding TIGR00730 family Rossman fold protein, which produces MLTSVRDFVHGFRVLHFAGPCVTVFGSARFDEHHRYYQLAREVGAGLSTLGFTVMTGGGPGVMEGANRGAKDVGGFSVGCNIRLPFEQAPNPYLDRWLTCEYFFVRKVLLLKYSYAFVALPGGLGTLDELFEVLTLIQTGKVQSFPVVLMGRDYWAPLVRQLTEMVGAGTIGAKDLDLLLVTDDVQEALAHVKDRAITPFGLKPRQSPHPWAVIGERGRPRPA; this is translated from the coding sequence GTGCTCACCTCGGTGCGCGACTTCGTGCATGGCTTCCGCGTGCTGCACTTCGCGGGGCCGTGCGTCACCGTGTTCGGGTCGGCGCGCTTCGACGAGCACCATCGCTATTACCAGCTGGCGCGCGAGGTCGGGGCGGGCCTGAGCACGCTGGGGTTCACCGTGATGACCGGCGGCGGGCCGGGCGTCATGGAAGGCGCCAATCGTGGCGCCAAGGACGTCGGGGGCTTTTCGGTCGGCTGCAACATCCGGCTGCCGTTCGAGCAGGCGCCCAACCCCTACCTGGACCGGTGGCTCACCTGCGAGTACTTCTTCGTGCGCAAGGTGCTGCTCCTGAAGTACTCGTACGCCTTCGTGGCGCTGCCCGGCGGCCTCGGGACGCTCGACGAGCTGTTCGAGGTGCTGACCCTGATCCAGACGGGCAAGGTGCAGTCCTTCCCGGTCGTGCTCATGGGCCGGGACTACTGGGCGCCACTCGTCCGGCAACTCACCGAGATGGTCGGGGCGGGGACCATCGGCGCCAAGGATCTCGACCTCCTGCTGGTCACCGACGACGTGCAGGAAGCGCTGGCCCACGTGAAGGACCGGGCCATCACGCCGTTCGGGCTCAAGCCGCGCCAGTCGCCGCACCCGTGGGCGGTGATCGGCGAGCGCGGGCGACCGAGGCCCGCCTGA
- a CDS encoding exo-alpha-sialidase, whose protein sequence is MTKLAGVLLACLAFGGGVGVEPARPPTGQPPAAATWRDPEQVDVFVSGEGGYHTYRIPSIIATSSGALLAFAEARKGGAGDAGDIDLVSRRSEDGGRTWGPMMLVGDNGPNTFGNPCPVIDRDTGTIWLLTTHNRGTDRERDILAGTSAGTRTVWVLKSLDEGRTWSTPVEITASTKQADWTWYATGPGIGIQLQGGRLVIPANHAVAGTQAHRSHVVYSDDHGASWRIGAIAPEGTNESQAVELADGRLMLNMRNHPPRPRNLRAVAVSGDGGRTLGPLRFDEALPEPPAQASLLRYSTTESGGRALLLFTNPSGRGRERMTIRLSEDEGETWPFWRVLHEGPAAYSCLVVLRDGTIGVLYERGQQSAYERLTFARVDLAWVRQGR, encoded by the coding sequence ATGACCAAGCTGGCCGGCGTGCTCCTTGCCTGTCTGGCATTCGGCGGCGGTGTGGGCGTCGAGCCGGCCCGGCCCCCGACGGGGCAGCCGCCCGCCGCGGCAACGTGGCGCGATCCGGAGCAGGTCGACGTGTTCGTGTCGGGAGAGGGCGGCTACCACACGTACCGCATCCCCTCGATCATCGCGACCTCGTCGGGTGCGTTGCTCGCCTTCGCCGAGGCGCGCAAGGGCGGCGCCGGCGACGCCGGCGACATCGACCTCGTGTCGCGGCGCAGCGAGGACGGCGGGCGCACGTGGGGGCCGATGATGCTCGTCGGCGACAACGGCCCGAACACGTTCGGCAACCCGTGTCCCGTGATCGACCGCGACACCGGCACCATCTGGCTGCTGACCACGCACAACCGTGGCACCGACCGCGAGCGCGACATCCTGGCGGGCACGTCGGCCGGCACGCGCACCGTCTGGGTGCTGAAGAGCCTCGACGAGGGCCGCACCTGGTCCACCCCGGTGGAGATCACGGCGAGCACCAAGCAGGCAGACTGGACGTGGTACGCCACCGGCCCCGGCATCGGCATCCAGTTGCAGGGCGGACGCCTCGTCATCCCGGCCAACCACGCGGTGGCCGGCACGCAGGCGCATCGGTCGCACGTGGTGTACAGCGACGACCACGGCGCCTCGTGGCGCATCGGGGCGATTGCCCCGGAGGGCACCAACGAGAGCCAGGCGGTGGAACTGGCCGACGGTCGCCTGATGCTGAACATGCGCAACCACCCGCCGCGGCCACGTAACCTGCGGGCCGTCGCGGTGAGTGGCGACGGTGGTCGGACGCTCGGGCCGTTGCGCTTCGACGAGGCGCTGCCCGAGCCGCCGGCGCAGGCCAGCCTGCTACGGTACTCGACCACCGAGTCGGGTGGTCGCGCCCTCCTGCTGTTCACCAACCCGTCGGGGCGTGGCCGCGAGCGCATGACGATCCGCCTGAGCGAGGACGAGGGTGAGACCTGGCCGTTCTGGCGCGTGCTGCACGAGGGCCCCGCGGCGTACTCGTGCCTCGTGGTGCTGCGCGATGGCACCATCGGCGTGCTCTACGAGCGCGGGCAGCAGAGCGCGTACGAGCGCCTCACGTTCGCGCGCGTCGACCTCGCGTGGGTGAGGCAGGGCAGGTAG